Sequence from the Thunnus maccoyii chromosome 11, fThuMac1.1, whole genome shotgun sequence genome:
TCATGTTATGGAAAGGTTAACTCATAAACAGCAGTTTACGTCATATCAGTTCTATTGGTTGCCGCCGGTATGGTCTGCTTTATGAATGTTTACAGACGCTGTGGAATTGGGACAATCATTTCCTATTTGATTGATCTTGCTCTGTTTATTTAGGCTGGGGGATGTTTTTGTGAGAGCGAAGACTCCTCTTTCTTGGACCAATCAGTGgcaaggtcagaggtcaccacTATATCAGCTCTGCAGTGAGACATAACTCTTATTCGAAAAACAGCTGCATTTAGAATTTGAAGAATTTACAGAAGAACAGACTTTACAACTTGATTTCACTTTGTCTCCTGCAATCATGGCACCAATTCTACTGAACTGTATGGGGAATGATCACAAAGATTATATCAAGTAAGTATTTTGGAACCTTTCTCTTCAAAAAAGCCTCTTTCTTCGACATAATTATCATCATTGTGCTTGATAGTTCATTCAGAGCATTTACTTAGTACACATTTAGGGCTCACTTTAGCCTTCAGTCCATGTTTTAATATGCTGCACTAAATTGCTCTTAGACAACCAGTCCAAGTGAAAAATCCCTACTTGGATACCATGGAGGAAGATATTCTCTACCACTTCAGCTTGAGCACCAAGACTCACAACCTCCCAGAAATGTTTGGAGATATTAAGGTTTGTGAAATAAAACCAgattaaagaaacacaataacTCATACAAATGCTAGAAACCAGAATAtaattctctttctttctctttgtttcctgtagtttgtgtgtgttggtggcaGCGCGAATCGAATGAAGGCCTTTGCCCAGTTCATCCACCAGGAGCTGGAACTGCCAGGAAACCCAGAGGAAATCAGAGATATCTGTGAGGGAACTGATCGCTACTGCATGTACAAAGTGGGACCAGTGCTCTCTATAAGTGTAAGTATTCCATAACCAGTTTGAACAGAACAATGACAAGTACTTCAAATATTACATTACTGGTGTAAAGATTAGTCCTTTCCTCTtgtttgaaaataatttgtatCCTGATCTTGTTTCCATCTCAGCATGGTATGGGTGTTCCCTCAATCTCCATCATGCTGCATGAGCTCATCAAACTGCTGCACCATGCCCAATGCCGTGATGTGGTCCTGTTTCGCCTGGGAACATCTGGTGGAGTTGGTAAGaacatttttcctgttttgaaaGTGATGGAAAACCATATTTTCACAAACCAATAATTATGTTGTAAAGAAGAAATCACTccctgttttttctgtctttttttctgtgcgTGTTCTTCTTCTGAAAAGTACTATTTTAAGATTTGTGACAAACATGAATATATgatgtatacatacagtatctagAATACATCTCATGTTAACGTCTGCTTGATGCTGaatgtcaataaaaaataaattacaaaaaagaaagtgatGGAAAACTTCTCCAAATGGTGCTTTCCTTGAATGACTCCTCTATCCTCACTAATAGTTTTAAAATTTCTATCTGCCGTGGCCTCCAGGTCTGGCTCCAGGGACGGTGGTGATCACGGATAAAGCGGTGGACTACGCCTTCCAGCCCCAGTTTGAGCAGGTGGTTCTGGGTAAAGTTATCACCCGCAGCACTGAGCTGGACGAAGGGGTGGCCAAAGAGCTTCTGCAGTACTCCTCCGAGCTGCAAAACTTTCCAACAGTGATCGGAAACACCATGTGCACCCATGATTTCTATGAAGGTATGAACAGCATCTCATGCTCAGGTTGTTTGTTACACCTACAGTACTGGCAAGAACTTCAACAGATTAAATCCATTGGTCAGTTAGTGAAACGTCCTGTGCTGTGCTCTCTCTAGGTCAAGGCCGACTTGATGGCGCTCTGTGCTCCTTCTCTCATGAAGAAAAACTGGAGTATCTAAGGAAAGCTTATGAAGCTGGAGTGAGGAATATTGAAATGGAGTCCACTGTCTTTGCTGCTATGTGCCGTGTGTGTGGCCtcaaaggtatttttttttatgttatataaTGCAGAATATTCTGTATAGTGCTGCAGCTCATTAATGGTTTTGCAACCTATTGAAGTCCATATTTATGATTAAAGATACATTTTGGAGAGTAAATGTCTACTTCATTTTATTAGTTACTTATATATTAGTCATTAAAGATAAAAGTTGTAGAAAATAGTGTGTGTCTTACTTCTACTGACTCACCTGACTTTGATCCAATGACTTTCAACATGAAGAACAAGgacatttcaaacacaatacTAAATGACTGTTATTCTCTTTTTTACCCCACAGCGGCTGTGATCTGTGTAGCATTGCTGAACCGCTTTGATGGAGACCAGATCACATCTCCTCATGATGTTCTGGTGGAGTACCAGCAGAGACCTCAGGTCCTGGTGTCCTACTTTATCAAGAAACGCCTGGGACAGATTGTCTGAGACCTCAACACCTATTATTGCAACCCCAGACCTCCCAAATGAGTGTATATAGCTTTGACTgatatgtgtatatactgtacttaaCATGTTGATATGTGCATTAGACACTTATTTAAAAGTTAAGATTTGTAGGATTTCTTTGATGAAACTAAAATATTATGTATGTTGCACATGTATATGTAagtatgtattgtatattttactATTTAATAGTTTGCAACCTATGTATGgtaataataattttctaaataatgtgttctgtatgttgattttaatatttgacttttcaACCTCTGGTAGTTTGTCTGTCAACAGTGAGGAACtattgattatgtttttttcgTTGTCCAAGTGCAGAACTTCTAGATAATAATCAAGCTAACAGATATAGAGAATATTTCCTAACATCCTAAGGGGATGTTTGTAGGATTAAGAAACCCACTAAATATTTGAATGATTGGAATAAAAGTCAAGTTCCATAACATGTTAGGAAATGTGCACTAGTAGTGAAGGTTTGCAATCTGTTTAGTGACTTTTAGTTTTTCCTGTTGTTAGATGAGAGGCACATACAAATCCTTTCCTTTATGATACATAAAGATGGAATGGACCATCTCACAATGTATTTcagtgatgaatgtgttattaAATACTCAGAGATGTACATTATATTTAGTGGTTTCTGTCATACAAGCTTGTTTATGCAATGTAAACCTCACATAAGAAGTCaataaatattgatcagtgTGAAGAGGggtcattttcatttgttggaGGTACATGTTTATCATCAATCAGAGACACTGTACGATACCTATTGCTCATGAAGTGCTGTAGAGTATaaaacctaaaataaaaaataataatagtgatcGTACTGTGTCATTTGGTGGTCAATACTGTAGCTGAAAAAGTACCTTGTCAGTCAGACTCGCTGTTGTAACTGTCCAGCTGTGAATCTGACAGTTACACATTCAGCTCAGTAAAAAagtattatttataattcataTAATGCTCAACGCCAGAACAAGGCTCACTTGGACTTGACAGTGTGATCCCCAGCAACACCTCAGTCAGAATTTGAGTATGGATTTGGTGTCTCGTCGAGGGGGTTTGGGGGGCTTGATAACAGACAGAACCTCTTTGG
This genomic interval carries:
- the upp2 gene encoding uridine phosphorylase 2 isoform X1, giving the protein MAPILLNCMGNDHKDYIKQPVQVKNPYLDTMEEDILYHFSLSTKTHNLPEMFGDIKFVCVGGSANRMKAFAQFIHQELELPGNPEEIRDICEGTDRYCMYKVGPVLSISHGMGVPSISIMLHELIKLLHHAQCRDVVLFRLGTSGGVGLAPGTVVITDKAVDYAFQPQFEQVVLGKVITRSTELDEGVAKELLQYSSELQNFPTVIGNTMCTHDFYEGQGRLDGALCSFSHEEKLEYLRKAYEAGVRNIEMESTVFAAMCRVCGLKAAVICVALLNRFDGDQITSPHDVLVEYQQRPQVLVSYFIKKRLGQIV
- the upp2 gene encoding uridine phosphorylase 2 isoform X2; amino-acid sequence: MEEDILYHFSLSTKTHNLPEMFGDIKFVCVGGSANRMKAFAQFIHQELELPGNPEEIRDICEGTDRYCMYKVGPVLSISHGMGVPSISIMLHELIKLLHHAQCRDVVLFRLGTSGGVGLAPGTVVITDKAVDYAFQPQFEQVVLGKVITRSTELDEGVAKELLQYSSELQNFPTVIGNTMCTHDFYEGQGRLDGALCSFSHEEKLEYLRKAYEAGVRNIEMESTVFAAMCRVCGLKAAVICVALLNRFDGDQITSPHDVLVEYQQRPQVLVSYFIKKRLGQIV